The genomic interval CAATATTATTAGATCTCAAGGAAAGTTCTTTGAAGCCATCGACCAGGGATTGAAAATCTCGGAGAAAAAGGATCCAATGAATGATTTTATGCTTGCCATTTTAGGTGCAGCTGCGGAATTTGAAAGGGAATTAATATCTGAAAGGGTAAAAGATGGCATGGCAAGGGCCATGAAGGAAAACAAAAAGATTGGACGGCCACGCATTTTAGACAAAAAGAATATAAGTGCTTCAAATATTATTAAATTAAGGGAAAGCGGAAAATCAATAAGGGAAATATCCCAAATTGTAGGGATAAAGAGGTCAACGGTATATGACATAATAAAATCGTCCGAAAAACCTATACGTTAAAATCAATGATTTCTTTATATATACCCTGGTACTTTTTTTACTGTCCGGAAAAGAAATCTTTAACGGACACATCTAAGAATGTTTTCTACTCTAATTCATACAACTTTACATTTTCTATATCTATACCAGTTAGTGTCTGTGGTAAAGCCGGCAACATTAGATAGAGGGACCGATATATTATTTCCTTCAGGCTCGCTCAGAGTAACTTCATTTTGGGAAACACGTACAATAGTTACGTACCTATTTTTTTCGCCTTTTAGCTGAAGCTTTATATCCTCCCCTTGTTTTCTATTAATTTTTTTTAAATCCGGATTTCTGCTTCAAGGTTCGTTGGCAATCTTGGCAGCATGAATACTGCATTCGATTCCAGATATCCTTGTATGCATGTGCATCTCATACTCCGAGAAATTAATATATACCCCCAATTCTCCACGAAATCTTAATCCAAGTATGTAATAGACATACAGGGTATGGCAATAGTTTTGATGTCCACCCTATATATCAAGTCTTTTCTGAACGAATGAAACTTAATATCATTCACTGCATATAAGTTCTAACTCTGCCTCTACTATTTACTAATAAATATATAGGTATAGCAAGTGAAACGATAAACGGGATAATAGTAATAATGAAAATCATAGAATACGAGAATATTTTAAAAATGTTTGGTTCAATATTAGGTGGAAAAAACGGTAAAATGAATACATAAAGCGATAACATAACAACTAAAAGTATCCATAATGCAAGATTAGATTTCATATGTTTATGAGTGATTTTACTTTTTAAATAGTCTAAATAGAAAAAAATATCTAACGCTGCAAGTGCTACAAGTATAGCAGGCAGGATGCCGGTATAATAATTATATGAGAAGCTTATAATATTGCCTATAGAGCCAAGATAAAGTAATCTATAACTCACTATACTAATCATAAATACCCAAATTATTGCAAAAATTCTTAGGTAATTGTTTATCTTTTTTATATTTTCTGACCTGTTCATAATATCACCATGGTGGAGATACGCTTGGCCAAACACTGGCATGCGGTGCTAAACTTGTGATTTGCAGACCAGTACCCAGGGGTTCAGTTGTTAAAAATGGAAAATATAGCCATCCTCCTGAATATACCAGTTGACCATTAAAATTATATGCCTGATTTGAGTGCGCGCCAAGTTCTCCATAGGCTCCTGTATCCCAAAAATCCCACCAATATCCCTCAGAGACGGCTATCTCGACATATGGAACAGTAGTATCCTGACTGGTGGTATGTAAATTTACAAAACTTGCCCACGAAAACGCAACAACCGCCCCCAATATTCCTGCAACGGCCGCTATGGCTGCAGAAGCAGCAAAAACAGCTCCTACTGCCAGTCCTGTAACACCCCCTATGAGTGTCATAAGATTGGTAAAGTCACCTGTTCCTATAGGACCCTGAAAAGTATCAGACGCATAGAATACCCATGCATTTCCCCATCCATATGATTGATGGTATGTCTCTGGGTCCACAGAGATTAATTTAGCGTTCTTGCCATTAATTATATAAACCGATTTGTTCCCTATATTCTTATTCACATTTTCACGATAAATTATCGATTTTATATTAAGGCTATTATCTGTTGTTTCGATATATTCTATATAGTTGGCTCCTACTAATGTTGTATTTTGATTTCTAGCACCTCGCGGCATTTTGCTGTTATTTATTGTCAATTGTAAATATATCTGATTATTGATTACAGCATATTTTTCTGTGAAGTTTTTAATTGAGCTTCTATTTAATAATGAGGATTTCGACAAATTAACTGGCTTCCAATTTAAATTCCTGTTTTCAAAATTATTCTGTGCAAACCTGCTATTTATATTATTTATGGTACTGGCGTTCATTTCAAATTGTGGTAATATGTTATTAGTTGCTGTATTGTTTTGAGCTGTATGCATATTGTCCGTTGCAGGGACAAAGGCTATCATTACAAATACTGCTGCCATTAATACACCTGTTATTACCCTCTTTTTATTCACAACGAAATTAACACATGAATATATATACATATTTCTGTAATAATACTAGTGAATAATTTATTATTTAATAATTTATCGGTTAATTTTTGTAATACAAACTATCCGTGCATCAGTATTTACTGGATTCGAATTCATATGAGAATTAAATGTTATAAAAACAGAGCAATTAATTTTGTGGTTTTACACAATATCTAGGTAATTTTTTTTTAATTATATTGTTCTGGTGCATTGCATTCTTTAAATATTGTAAAATGTGGTATTCAGGAAGGACTTCATTTCAAATTGTTAAACTTTTACCATATTTTAGAATATTTTTCTATTATAATTCTATCAAAAATTTACATTTTCTTTTGTCTATACCAGTCAGTTTCGGTGGTAAAACCGGCTACATTTGATAGAGGAACTGAAATAACTTCTCCCCCTGGTTCACTTAGAGTAACTTCATTTTGGGAAACACGTACAATAGTTACGTACCTATTTTTTTCGCCTTTTAACTGAAGCTTTATATCTTTTCCCTGATTCTCTATTAATTTTGTTTTGAATTCAGATGGAGTGATCCAGGCACTTTTCTGAATTTCCCCAAATTTATTTCTATCAATTAACATATA from Ferroplasma acidiphilum carries:
- a CDS encoding recombinase family protein, yielding MIVGLYARVSTKDKEQNPENQLIRLREYCNARKWNYKEYIDFASGSKKDRPGLKQILDDLDKLDGILVLRLDRFGRSLQNLLECFNIIRSQGKFFEAIDQGLKISEKKDPMNDFMLAILGAAAEFERELISERVKDGMARAMKENKKIGRPRILDKKNISASNIIKLRESGKSIREISQIVGIKRSTVYDIIKSSEKPIR